In Gammaproteobacteria bacterium, the genomic window TCTTTTTTCTGGTGGATGCCCGTGCGGGTTTGACACCGAGCGATAAAAGCATTGCCCGTCATCTTCGCATCACCGAAAAGCCCATTTATATCGTGGTCAATAAGGTCGATGGTCTTGATCATCATGTGGCGCTGAGCGACTTTTTCTCTCTAGGTTTTAGCGAGCATTTTGCTATTGCCGCTTCCCATCGTCGGGGGGTGCGCTCGATGATGGACAAGGTGATGCCTGAAACCCAGGAAGAGGCCTCTGAGAGCGTAGATAGCGGTATTAGCATTGCCATCGTCGGTCGACCCAATGTGGGCAAATCGACGCTGGTTAACCGTATTTTGGGTGAAGAGCGGGTGGTGGTTTTCGATATGCCGGGAACCACCCGCGATGCGATTAAAATCCCGTTTGAACGCCACGGAAAAAAATACACCTTAATTGATACAGCGGGCATCCGCCGCAAAAAGAAAGTCTCCGAAATGGTGGAGAAGTTCAGTATTATCAAAACACTGCAAGCCATTGAGGAGTGTCAGGTTGCACTGTTGGTGATCGACGCTCACTCTGGAGTGACCGACCAGGATGCTAATTTGCTGGGTAATATTATCGACAGTGGTCGTGCGATTGTGATTGCGGTCAATAAGTGGGATGGCATCTCCCATGATGCCCGCGAAAAGATTAAAGCTGATCTGGAGCGTAAACTGACGTTTATTAATTATGCTAAATTTCACTTTATCTCTGCGCTGCATGGCAGTGGCGTGGGGGAACTCTATAAATCGGTAGAAAAAGCCTACGCCTCAGCACTGACCGATCTCTCAACGCCGCGCCTCACTCGATTGCTGGAGCAGGCAGTGCAAGCACACCAGCCCCCCGTGGTGCGCGCACATCGTATTAAGTTGCGCTATGCACACCAAGGGGGCAAAAACCCGCCCATTATCGTGATTCACGGTAACCAGACAAGCGCTATTCCCGCTGCCTATAAACGCTATCTGGCCAATTTTTTCCGTAAGGCGACCAAAATTGAAGGTACGCCGATTCGTCTGGAGTTCAAATCGACCAGCAACCCTTTTAAACCAACCAAAAAGAAAACCTTAACTAAGCGCCAAACTGACAAGATAGAAGCAGAGAAAAAGAAACGTGAGCGCCAGAAGCTTTTTCCAAAGAGAAGTAAGTAAGGTCGCAACTATTCAGCGTGTTTATATTTTTCCGAAAACAACGAAGCGTTGAGGTGAAAGATAAATACGCTGACTCGTTACTCTTTTCTTCGCCATCGCCAGGGTGGTGTCGGGTTGCTGTTTTGCCAAAGCCCCCGTTTCTGTTGTCGGGCTCTCTTTTCCCGATTGATGAGCGACTTGTCGGAGTTATAACGTCTAAACACCCACGCATACCCCTGCTCAACGAGAAGCTTCGCTACACTTTTTTGCTGTAGTGTCACATTCGCGATGGTGCGTTGATAGCGGTCTTGCTCTAGCGGCTCGATGGTGACGCTTTGATTGGTCAGTAGCTGTTCAAGATAATGTTTGGCCTCCCGGCCAAAGGGTTGACCTTTTTCAGGTGCATCAATACCAAAAACCCGTATTTGATGTGATCCGCTTTCAGTTGAGATAACAATTGAGTCACCATCCCACACATGGATTACCTTGGCCTGGTAAGGCTCTGCCCAGACGGCCTGGTTAATGCAAGCGATGTTGAAAATGGCGATGGCGATGAGATAACGCATCATCTAATGGTAGGTGAATTAGAGCGAGCTTCAATGTGGCAGGCACAAAAAAACCGCGCACCTTTCAGTTTGCGGTTTTCATGGATGAAATAGTCACTATTTCATCTGAGTAAGTGGCGGAGCGGACGGGACTCGAACCCGCGACCCCCGGCGTGACAGGCCGGTATTCTAACCAACTGAACTACCGCTCCACTAGGTCTTTATCATCATCTTGGGCTTGTTAGCCGCGAGTTGATGGAGCGCATTATGGCGAAGTAGGTTGATGATTACAAGTGTTTTTTTAATCTCTTTTGGGCGAGACTATTTTCTGGGCTTTAAATGTTATTGTGCTGTTAAAATTAGCGATTTAGGCAGCTGATTTTTAATCTAGATAAGAGCGGTAAAGGCGGGCTGGCTGGTGGCTTTTTAGTCCAGCCAGAAGTAGAAGTTTGTATTGTCGTGGTCGGTTTACTTCTGTTTGGCGGTTGGCTGACTTATAATTGCTCTTTAATTTTCCAGTTGCACATCATGAAGCCAGATGCCATTTACGCCACACCGCTCGATGAGATCGTTGATTTTAAATTTGACGACAAGGTCGCCTCGGTATTTCCCGATATGATCAAGCGCTCAGTGCCGGGTTACAGTACGGTGATTGCGACAACGGGTGTGTTGGCTAAGCGATATTTTAGTGCCAATAGCCACCTCTATGATTTGGGGTGCTCCCTCGGCGCGGCTACCTTAACCATGCGTAAGGCGCTGCAGGGGCAGCGCGGGAAGATTATTGCAGTGGATAACTCAGCGGCAATGATCGAGCGCGCCAAGGTGCTGCTTGCACAGGATCCGGCTGATTTTCCGGTGGAGTTTCGGCAGGCCGATATCTCGCGGCTTGAGATTGAAAATGCATCGATGGTGGTACTCAACTATACCTTGCAATTTATCCAGCCGGAGCAGCGACAGGGGCTGATTGATAATATCTATCAAGGGCTTCGGCCTGGGGGTATTTTGGTTTTATCGGAAAAAATAGCCTTTGAAGATGCCCATAAACAGCCACTCTTTACTGACCTGCACCATAGCTTTAAAAAAACCAATGGTTATAGTGACCTGGAGATAAGCCAGAAGCGTCAGGCGATTGATAACGTACTTATTCCCGAAACAATTCCTCAGCATCGAGCGCGCTTGATGCAGACCGGTTTTTCAAGTGCGGATGTCTGGTTTCAATGCTTTAACTTCGCCTCGTTGCTGGCCGTTAAATGATCGATTATCAACATTTTTTTGCCTCGATAGAAGAGGGCGATCTGGCACCTTGGTATCATAGCTTGCCGGCTCTGTTTGAGAAGGGGTTGTCTGCTACGCGACATGGTGACCTGCCGCGCTGGCAGGCGGTACTGGACTCGCTGCCAGATATTAAAAGTGAAGATCTGGATATTAAAACCACAGTGCGTATCGGCAGGCCGGATGAGATCAGTGATCAGCAGTCGAGTGAGCTTGCGCTTAAATTGCAACAATTTCACCCTTGGCGGAAAGGGCCATTCACACTGTTTGGTGTTGATTTAGACACCGAGTGGCGCTCAGACTGGAAATGGCAGCGGCTGGTTAACCACATCTCTCCATTGGCGGGTCGTCGAGTACTTGATGTGGGGTGTGGAAGCGGTTATCACTGCTGGCGTATGGCGGGCGAAGGGGCTGAGCAGGTTATTGGCATTGACCCCAGCCCGCTGTTTGTGATGCAGTTTCGGGTCATAAAACAACTGATGGCAGTGCCACCGAAGGTGGATGTGCTGCCCCTTCGGCTGGAGGAGCTGCCGGAGTTGCTTCCGGTGTTTGATACCGTTTTTTCAATGGGAGTACTCTACCATCGCCGCTCACCCCTTGACCATTTGAAAGAGTTGCGCCGCTGCCTTAAGCCAGGAGGGGAGCTGGTGCTTGAGACTTTGGTTGTTGAGGGTGAGCTGGGTGAGGTGCTAATGCCTGAAGGGCGATATGCCAAAATGGGTAATGTGTGGTTTATTCCCTCGCCCGCGACCTTGGCACTCTGGCTTCGCCGTATTGGTTTTAAAGAGATTAGAGTGGTTGATTTGAATCAAACGTCAGTGCATGAGCAGCGTACTACTGAGTGGATGAGGTTTGAGTCGCTGGTCGATTTCCTTGATCCAAATGATCATAATTTGACGATTGAGGGCTACCCTGCGCCAAAAAGAGTGGTGATAGTGGCGCGAAACCCATAACCCCTAATCCCCAGATAGAAACACGCATGCTGCACAAGCGCTTGATTCCACAGCAAAACAAAAAATAGCTGCCGAACCTGCGGGTGCGACTAATATTTTTAGTTTCACTGTGAAACCAAACGTTTACACATCATTTCGCGCTTCTACCTAGGGATTAGGGATAACAGATTGTTCTGTGTTGGTGCGAAGGGTCATCGTCTGTGGTTGGCTAGCGAAGGTGTGTTACGAACCCGGAATAACGATCTCTACCCGGTTGCCGCTGAGCAGGCCGCTGCTAATCTTCATTTTTCCTCCATAGGCTGAGCAGATATCATTCACAATCGCCAGACCTATGCCGTGGCCATTGACACGTTCATCCACACGGATACCCCGCTGTAGCACTTGCTCTACCTTCTCTTCCGGAATGCCGGGGCCATCATCCTCTATTGAGATGCTGAGTCCAGGTCGAGTTGATGCTGAGTTGATGTTTCGAATCGAGACAATGACCTGCTTTTCGCACCACTTATAAGCGTTGTCAGCCAGGTTGCCAGTGATCTCCATTAAATCATCACGGTCACCATAAAAAACCACATCTGAGCTAATCTGAGTGCGTAAATGAACCTGCTTGTCGCGGTAGACTTTATCCAGGCTGCTGAGGATCTTTGTGAGCAGTGGCTCCACTTTAATCGCTGCCGCAAAAGCACTTCGCCCAGCGGTTGTCGCACGCTGTAGTTGATATTCAATGATTTGTGACATGCGCTCAACCTGATTGTTGACGGCTTTCTGCAGTGCCGGGTCGGTGGAGTCACTTTCGGCACTGCTGCGAAGCAGGGCGAGCGGTGTTTTCAGGCTATGCGCAAGGTCACCCATGGCGGTGCGGTTGCGTTTAAGGTTTTCCTGATGGCTGTGGAGAAGGGTGTTTAAATCGTCAGTCAGACGGCGAATTTCCAGTGGATAATTACCTGCCAGTGCCGGTTTTTCGCCGGATTCAATCTGCTTCATCTCATCGGTTACCTGGCGTAGTGGTTGTAATCCCCAGCGCAAAATAGCCCCTTGTACCATGAGCAGTAAAAGCGCTACACCCGCCAGAGAACCCCATAGCCCTTTGCGAAAGGAGGCCACTTCAGCATGAAATGTTTCTGAGCTCTCTACTACAGTGAAGGTGTAGCCCTTGGGTATGGGGGTGGTCTCATCCCATGAGATGCCAAAGCTGTAGTAGAAGTATTCAAAGCCTTTGTCATCTTTCGTTGCCCCAAACTCCTGGGTGCCTCGACTTAAACCATACCTGAAGGGGATAACCAGGTCTCGTGCTGAATCGGAGGTCCATATTATCTGACCATCATTGAGGGTTATCTGGGCATAGAGGCCTGAGTTTGGAATGGCAAAGCGAACCTCTGGCAGCAGGCGTGGTTGTGCTAGTTTCCCCTGCTGGGAAAATTCAATCGCATTGATCATTTCATAAAAGTAGCCCAGCAGGCGGTTACGTTGCGCATCTTCCGCATTTGTTTGATAGAAGCGATCAAGCGTAACACCGGTAATGCCAAAAAAAAGTATAACAATGATGGTGGCGGCCCAGAGTAAGCGACTGGTGATGGAGGTCATTGTTTTATGAGCTCTTGGTTGATGCGGTAGCCGCGCCCGCGTAGGGTTTCGATCAGGTTTAGCCGGTTGCG contains:
- the cmoA gene encoding carboxy-S-adenosyl-L-methionine synthase CmoA, whose protein sequence is MKPDAIYATPLDEIVDFKFDDKVASVFPDMIKRSVPGYSTVIATTGVLAKRYFSANSHLYDLGCSLGAATLTMRKALQGQRGKIIAVDNSAAMIERAKVLLAQDPADFPVEFRQADISRLEIENASMVVLNYTLQFIQPEQRQGLIDNIYQGLRPGGILVLSEKIAFEDAHKQPLFTDLHHSFKKTNGYSDLEISQKRQAIDNVLIPETIPQHRARLMQTGFSSADVWFQCFNFASLLAVK
- the der gene encoding ribosome biogenesis GTPase Der, encoding MLPVVALVGRPNVGKSTLFNCLTNSRDALVADQPGLTRDRNYGYGKVGPSPYIVVDTGGLTGDKDGIETEMAEQSMAAIEEADIIFFLVDARAGLTPSDKSIARHLRITEKPIYIVVNKVDGLDHHVALSDFFSLGFSEHFAIAASHRRGVRSMMDKVMPETQEEASESVDSGISIAIVGRPNVGKSTLVNRILGEERVVVFDMPGTTRDAIKIPFERHGKKYTLIDTAGIRRKKKVSEMVEKFSIIKTLQAIEECQVALLVIDAHSGVTDQDANLLGNIIDSGRAIVIAVNKWDGISHDAREKIKADLERKLTFINYAKFHFISALHGSGVGELYKSVEKAYASALTDLSTPRLTRLLEQAVQAHQPPVVRAHRIKLRYAHQGGKNPPIIVIHGNQTSAIPAAYKRYLANFFRKATKIEGTPIRLEFKSTSNPFKPTKKKTLTKRQTDKIEAEKKKRERQKLFPKRSK
- a CDS encoding thermonuclease family protein, coding for MMRYLIAIAIFNIACINQAVWAEPYQAKVIHVWDGDSIVISTESGSHQIRVFGIDAPEKGQPFGREAKHYLEQLLTNQSVTIEPLEQDRYQRTIANVTLQQKSVAKLLVEQGYAWVFRRYNSDKSLINREKRARQQKRGLWQNSNPTPPWRWRRKE
- the cmoB gene encoding tRNA 5-methoxyuridine(34)/uridine 5-oxyacetic acid(34) synthase CmoB, with protein sequence MIDYQHFFASIEEGDLAPWYHSLPALFEKGLSATRHGDLPRWQAVLDSLPDIKSEDLDIKTTVRIGRPDEISDQQSSELALKLQQFHPWRKGPFTLFGVDLDTEWRSDWKWQRLVNHISPLAGRRVLDVGCGSGYHCWRMAGEGAEQVIGIDPSPLFVMQFRVIKQLMAVPPKVDVLPLRLEELPELLPVFDTVFSMGVLYHRRSPLDHLKELRRCLKPGGELVLETLVVEGELGEVLMPEGRYAKMGNVWFIPSPATLALWLRRIGFKEIRVVDLNQTSVHEQRTTEWMRFESLVDFLDPNDHNLTIEGYPAPKRVVIVARNP
- a CDS encoding ATP-binding protein; protein product: MTSITSRLLWAATIIVILFFGITGVTLDRFYQTNAEDAQRNRLLGYFYEMINAIEFSQQGKLAQPRLLPEVRFAIPNSGLYAQITLNDGQIIWTSDSARDLVIPFRYGLSRGTQEFGATKDDKGFEYFYYSFGISWDETTPIPKGYTFTVVESSETFHAEVASFRKGLWGSLAGVALLLLMVQGAILRWGLQPLRQVTDEMKQIESGEKPALAGNYPLEIRRLTDDLNTLLHSHQENLKRNRTAMGDLAHSLKTPLALLRSSAESDSTDPALQKAVNNQVERMSQIIEYQLQRATTAGRSAFAAAIKVEPLLTKILSSLDKVYRDKQVHLRTQISSDVVFYGDRDDLMEITGNLADNAYKWCEKQVIVSIRNINSASTRPGLSISIEDDGPGIPEEKVEQVLQRGIRVDERVNGHGIGLAIVNDICSAYGGKMKISSGLLSGNRVEIVIPGS